In Camarhynchus parvulus chromosome Z, STF_HiC, whole genome shotgun sequence, a genomic segment contains:
- the LOC115915691 gene encoding LOW QUALITY PROTEIN: zinc finger protein 474-like (The sequence of the model RefSeq protein was modified relative to this genomic sequence to represent the inferred CDS: deleted 1 base in 1 codon; substituted 1 base at 1 genomic stop codon) yields METYVKKNNVNKTCSSLSSAEEAPIIISNTLPLGQVSRSYVPDLPRIFPKVVHLQSRSQKGXPATAIISQQSNSSDMSQTPRRPPFKVCYICGREFGSQSIAIHEPKCLEKWRIENNQLPKHLRRPEPRKPEVLTGSGSYTLEDENEAAYYSAQAQLVPCRKCGRTFFPDRLPVHERCCKGGGSGARLPSTAAGKSGKAPRSGPGPASGDPSEAHQGTSRAAPAVSDQAKVIRRPPTVICYVCGREYGTKSISIHEPQCLKKWHQENEKLPKSLRRPEPKKPEVRTVQAKGFYDLDALNEAAWTSAQAQLVPCDICGRTFLPDRLIVHQRSCKPKPAK; encoded by the exons ATGGAAACATATGTCAAGAAAAACAATGTGAACAAAACTTGTAGTAGTCTATCAAGTGCTGAAGAAGCCCCTATTATTATCTCTAACACCTTGCCTTTAGGGCAAGTTTCACGATCTTATGTGCCAGATcttcccagaatttttcccaaaGTAGTACATCTA CAATCTAGATCCCAGAAAGGGTGACCAGCCACTGCAATAATATCACAACAGTCAAATTCTTCAGACATGTCTCAAACACCAAGAAGACCTCCTTTCAAGGTATGCTATATCTGTGGCAGAGAATTTGGATCACAATCTATTGCTATACATGAACCTAAGTGCCTAGAGAAGTGGCGTATCGAGAACAATCAGCTACCGAAGCACCTTAGAAGGCCAGAGCCCAGGAAACCTGAGGTCCTTACTGGTTCTGGTTCCTATACACTTGAAGATGAAAATGAAGCAGCTTATTATAGTGCTCAAGCCCAGCTGGTGCCCTGTAGAAAGTGTGGCCGAACCTTTTTTCCTGACCGTCTCCCTGTACATGAAAGGTGCTGCAAAGGAGGTGGCAGCGGTGCGAGGCTAccaagcactgctgctggtAAATCTGGTAAAGCACCAAGATCTGGACCTGGCCCAGCAAGTGGTGATCCATCTGAGGCCCATCAAGGAACAAGCAGGGCTGCACCAGCTGTATCAGACCAG GCAAAAGTGATAAGACGGCCACCAACAGTGATTTGCTACGTATGTGGCCGTGAGTATGGAACAAAATCTATTAGTATACATGAGCCACAATGCCTGAAAAAATGGCACCAGGAGAATGAAAAACTCCCCAAGTCCTTGAGAAGGCCAGAACCCAAAAAACCTGAAGTTAGAACTGTGCAAG ccaAAGGTTTCTATGATCTTGATGCTCTAAATGAGGCTGCCTGGACCAGTGCCCAAGCCCAGCTAGTTCCATGTGATATTTGTGGGCGTACTTTTCTTCCAGACAGACTGATTGTCCACCAGAGGTCCTGTAAACCGAAACCTGCAAAGTGA